Within the Pseudomonas chlororaphis subsp. aurantiaca genome, the region GGTCATGTCCTTGAACAGCCGCACGTTCTGGAAGGTGCGTACCACACCCTTGAGGGCGATCTTGTGGCCGGGCAGGCCCTGGATCGGCTCGCCGTCGAGCAGGATGCTGCCGGCGGTGGGCTGGTAGAAACCGGTCAGGCAGTTGAACACCGTGGTCTTGCCGGCGCCGTTCGGGCCGATCATCGACACCACTTGTTTTTCTTTGACGGTCAGGGCCACGCCGTTGACCGCCAGCAGGCCGCCAAAGCGCATGCTCAGGCCCGTTACTTTCAGGATCTCACGGCTCATTTGCGCAGCTCCATGTGAGGACGTTGCATGGGCAGCAGGCCTTGAGGACGCCAGATCATCATCAGCACCATCATGGCGCCGAACATCAACATGCGGTATTCGCTGAATTCACGCATCAGTTCAGGCAGCAGGATCATCACGGTGGCCGCGAGGACCACGCCCAACTGCGAGCCCATTCCGCCCAATACCACGATGGCGAGGATGGTCGCGGACTCGATGAAGGTGAAGGACTCCGGCGTCACCAGGCCCTGGCGCGCGGCGAAGAAGCTGCCGGCGAAACCGGCGAAGCAGGCACCCAGGGTGAAGGCCGACAGTTTGATCACGGTCGGGTTCAGGCCCAGGGCGCGGCAGGCGATTTCGTCTTCACGCAGGGCTTCCCAGGCACGCCCCAGGGGCATGCGCAGCAGGCGGTTGATGACGAACAGGGCGAACAACGCCAGCAACAACGCGACCAGGTAAAGGAAGATCACCTTGTTGATCGAGTTGTATTCGATGCCGAAGTACTCGTGGAAGGTCTGCAGGCCCTCGGCGGCCCGGCGTTCGAAGGACAGGCCGAAGAACGTCGGTTTATCGATGTTGCTGATACCGTTCGGACCACCGGTGAGGTCGGTCAGGTTACGCAGGAACAAGCGGATGATTTCACCGAAGCCCAGGGTCACGATCGCCAGGTAGTCACCGCGCAGGCGCAGTACCGGGAAGCCCAGCAGGAAGCCGAAGGTGGCCGCCATCAGGCCGGCGATAGGCAGGCAGATCCAGAAGCTCAACCCGTAGTAGTGCGACAGCAGCGCGTAGCTGTAGGCGCCCACGGCGTAGAAGCCGACGTAACCCAGGTCCAGCAGGCCGGCCAGGCCGACCACGATGTTCAGGCCCAGGCCGAGCATCACGTAGATCAGCACCAGGGTGGCGATGTCCACCGCGCCGCGGGAACCAAAGAACGGCCAGACCAGCGCACCGATGATCAGCGCAATGATGATCCAGCGCTGGGTGGTCGGCAGGGTCAGGAAGTTACTGGCCTTGGCCGGGATCACCGGCATGCTGGGCGAGGACTTCCAGGCCGCGCTGATCTGCTGGTCGAACAGCACCCGCAGGAACATCAGCACCGAACACGCGGCGATGATCATCAGCGTGGTAGGGCTGGTGCCATGGACTTCCAGGTTGATGCCGACGATGGTCAGTTTCAAACCGAGTATCGGGTAGGCGACGGCCCACACCAGCAAGGCGCTGAAGAACGCCTGTCGAAGATTCCTAGTCATACTTTCTCAACCTCCGGACGGCCCAGCAGGCCGGTTGGCCGGAACAACAACACCAGAACCAGCAGGCCGAACGCCACGACGTCCTTGTACTGGTCGCCGAAGATATCGGCACCGAAGGCTTCCGCCACCCCAAGCACCAGGCCGCCCAGCATGGCGCCCGGAATGCTGCCGATGCCGCCCAGTACCGCGGCGGTGAATGCCTTGAGACCGACCAGGAAGCCGGCGTTGGGGTTGATCACGCCGTATTGC harbors:
- a CDS encoding high-affinity branched-chain amino acid ABC transporter permease LivM — its product is MTRNLRQAFFSALLVWAVAYPILGLKLTIVGINLEVHGTSPTTLMIIAACSVLMFLRVLFDQQISAAWKSSPSMPVIPAKASNFLTLPTTQRWIIIALIIGALVWPFFGSRGAVDIATLVLIYVMLGLGLNIVVGLAGLLDLGYVGFYAVGAYSYALLSHYYGLSFWICLPIAGLMAATFGFLLGFPVLRLRGDYLAIVTLGFGEIIRLFLRNLTDLTGGPNGISNIDKPTFFGLSFERRAAEGLQTFHEYFGIEYNSINKVIFLYLVALLLALFALFVINRLLRMPLGRAWEALREDEIACRALGLNPTVIKLSAFTLGACFAGFAGSFFAARQGLVTPESFTFIESATILAIVVLGGMGSQLGVVLAATVMILLPELMREFSEYRMLMFGAMMVLMMIWRPQGLLPMQRPHMELRK